A stretch of DNA from Aliarcobacter thereius LMG 24486:
ATTGCAGGGATAATTGTTTCAAATCTTGGCTTTAAAACAATGTTTATATTTGAACTCTTTTGTATTCTTTCAATAACTTTTATTATATATCTAAAATATTCAGAAAAATATTAATATTAATTGGATTTAAAATTTTACTTTTTTAAAAATCTTGGATTTAAATCCAAGATTAATAACTCATAGATCCAGCATTTAATAATCCAATAGAAATAGATAAAAATGCCATCAAAATACCAACAGAAATAACACCTTGTGAAATTTTATCATTAAAAGAGTATTTTCCACCAACTCTTGTTACAACAAATGCAAAAACAAGTTGAATCAAAATAGCAACTGCTCCCCAAATAGCAAAATCAAAATACGAAACAGAGTTTTCTAAAGCAGAGAAAAGTGGTATAGAAACACCAATAATAGCTCCTCCAAAACCTAAAGCTGCTGCAATATTATTCTCTTTGAATATCAGTTGATAATCATCATAAGGAGTTACAATTGTATACAAATATAAAAATACAACTACAAATAATATAGCTGTAAAGAAAAATCCTAGAAAACTTAAAAATAGACTAATTTCCATTTACTTACCTTTTTTTCTTTGAATTCTAGCAAAATAAGATTTCAAAGCTTATAAAAATTATATATCAAGCATTTAAGTTTTAGCTACTTTTGATATAATCCAAACAAAAAATAAGGATTTTGATTTGAGAATTTTTTCAGGTATTCAACCATCAGGAACAATACATATAGGAAACTACTTTGGTATGATAAAAAAAATGATAGAGTCACAAAACGAAGGTGAACTTTTTGCATTTTTAGCTTCATATCATGCTTTAACATCAGTAAGAAGTAAAGAGCTGTTAGAGAAAAACTCTTATGAAGCAGCTATAAATTTTTTAGCTTTAGGAATGGATCCAGAGAAATCAACATTTTGGATTCAACACGATGTAAAAGAAGTTCTTGAACTATATTGGATACTATCAAATCATACTTCTATGGGATTATTAGAAAGAGCTCACTCATATAAAGATAAAGTTTCAAAAGGTATTCAAGCAAATCATGGATTATTTTCTTATCCAGTTTTAATGGCAGCAGATATTTTGCTTTTCGATTCAAATATTATTCCAGTTGGAAAAGATCAAATTCAGCATGTTGAAATGACAAGAGATATTGCAAACTCTTTTAATCATGCTTACTCTAAAGAGATTTTTATTCTACCAGAAGCAAGAGTTGATGAAATAGTAGCAACAGTTCCAGGAACAGATGGAGCAAAAATGTCAAAATCTTACAACAATACAATTGATATGTTTACATCTTTAAAAGATAGAAAAAAACAAGTTATGGGAATAGTTACTGATTCAAAAGAGCTAAATGAAGTAAAAGAGTGGGAAAATTGTAATATTTACTCTATTTCAAAACTATTTATGAATGAAAATGAATTAGGAAATTTAAGACAAAGATATGAGACTGCTGGTGAGGGATATGGTCATTTTAAGATGACTTTACTTGAAAAAATAAATGAGTATTTCGCACCTTATGAAGAAAAAAGAGAGTATTTCTTAAATAATAAAAAAGAGGTTCGTGATATTTTAGAGTTTGGAGCTAGTAAAGCTAGAAAAATTGCAGTAGCAAAAATGGAGATTATAAAAGATTGTGTAGGGCTAATTTAATTAGCTCTATTTAATATAATATCCTTCATCTAAATTTGTAATTATTATATTATTTGGTAACTTTTTTCTAACCCTTTTTACCAAACTTCTTATCGCATCAATACTCTTAAATTCACCATCATAAACATACTCTTCAATCAAATCATAACTTACATTTTTACCCTGATTTGATATTAAAAGATTTATAAAAAGTTTTTCTCTTTTTGTAAGTTCTAGTTCATCATCATTGCATATAAGTTTATTTTGAATAATATTAAAATATACACCTTCACTTAACATAAAGTTATCTTGTTTATCCTGATATTTTTTTAATTTAAATAAAAGTTCTTGTATATTAAAAGGTTTTTTAAGATAATCATCACAACCTTTTTTATAAGCTTCTTCAATCATATTTATATCAATATTTGCACTCATTATAAACACCGTTGCTAATTTATTCTCTTTTTTAATCTTATCCATAAGTTCTATTCCATTTAAATTTGGAACAAATATATCTAAAATATATAAAGTATAATCACTACTTATACTTTGATAAGCCATATCTCCATCATAAAAGCTATCTACATTAAATCCTTCACTCTCAAGCATATCTTTAATAGATTCATTTAAAGAAAAATCATCTTCTAATAAAAATATTCTCATTTTTCTTCCTTTTCACTATCCTCACCCAAAATATATCTAAATATATTAACTTCTCTACTTTCAACTTCAATTCTAAAATCATATTTCTTACAAATATCACTCACAATAGCAAGTCCTAAACCATGACCACCTGTTGTTTTATCTTCTCTTTTATATTTTATAAATATATTTTTAGGATTTTCTATTTTTTGCCCTACTGAATGAAACTCTAAAACATTTCCTTTTAAATATATTTTTATTGTACTTCCCATAAGAGAATATTTTATTGCATTTGAAATATTATTATCAATTAATCTATTTAACTCTATTTTACTCATCTTAAGAAAAAGTGTATTATCTGCAATAATTTCAATACTTCTATTTTGACTTTGAGCAATAGTATCAAAATATCTAACTCTACTTTCTAGTGCTTTTAAAAGATTATTATCTATTAACTCATACTCTATCTTATCTTTTGTATGTAAAAAAGTCATATCTTCATAAGAGTTTTCTAAAGTTCTTAAAGCACCATTTATTTTTAAAGAGTATTTATCACTTCCATAAAGTTTCTCTCTTAATTGAGTATTAATTGTAATAATAGATAAAGGAGTATTTATTTCATGAATAGAGTGAGCTATAAATTTATCTTTATAGTTTAATAGCAATTCTGTATTTCTTAGATTATATGTCAAATATATGGCACTTGCACCAATTATAAATGCAAGAAAAGATACAGCTTTTAGATATAAAACATTTCTAAAAAAGTTATTATCATCAAAAACTATACAATATAAAATTTTAGCATCATTATAAATTGAACTTGTTTGAACAGAGTTATAAACATGATATTGTATTCCATCTTCTTCTTTATGAAATGTTATAAATGTTT
This window harbors:
- a CDS encoding DUF350 domain-containing protein, producing MEISLFLSFLGFFFTAILFVVVFLYLYTIVTPYDDYQLIFKENNIAAALGFGGAIIGVSIPLFSALENSVSYFDFAIWGAVAILIQLVFAFVVTRVGGKYSFNDKISQGVISVGILMAFLSISIGLLNAGSMSY
- the trpS gene encoding tryptophan--tRNA ligase, with the protein product MRIFSGIQPSGTIHIGNYFGMIKKMIESQNEGELFAFLASYHALTSVRSKELLEKNSYEAAINFLALGMDPEKSTFWIQHDVKEVLELYWILSNHTSMGLLERAHSYKDKVSKGIQANHGLFSYPVLMAADILLFDSNIIPVGKDQIQHVEMTRDIANSFNHAYSKEIFILPEARVDEIVATVPGTDGAKMSKSYNNTIDMFTSLKDRKKQVMGIVTDSKELNEVKEWENCNIYSISKLFMNENELGNLRQRYETAGEGYGHFKMTLLEKINEYFAPYEEKREYFLNNKKEVRDILEFGASKARKIAVAKMEIIKDCVGLI
- a CDS encoding response regulator transcription factor → MRIFLLEDDFSLNESIKDMLESEGFNVDSFYDGDMAYQSISSDYTLYILDIFVPNLNGIELMDKIKKENKLATVFIMSANIDINMIEEAYKKGCDDYLKKPFNIQELLFKLKKYQDKQDNFMLSEGVYFNIIQNKLICNDDELELTKREKLFINLLISNQGKNVSYDLIEEYVYDGEFKSIDAIRSLVKRVRKKLPNNIIITNLDEGYYIK
- a CDS encoding sensor histidine kinase, with the protein product MRLPKSSTMLFFNILIFLNIIIAGYIIIYENLKLNNEKNQEILFFQIKEKSSSLLTKILQKYHNKKDFIKNKHLEAISLYKNANDIDDIKTILDSNNKDNFEIYILNEDFEIVDSSNFSDIGFSLNLLKKQFLKYLEDSAVGVTIPEFSHEHLKFISYSISKLDENRYFKMSYNYRGLSEDLKEIQDLIKSEKTIKTSIAYIKSGDYIGNFAFKSIPSYKQTIKELEGRLKKSDEISTLLGDKTFITFHKEEDGIQYHVYNSVQTSSIYNDAKILYCIVFDDNNFFRNVLYLKAVSFLAFIIGASAIYLTYNLRNTELLLNYKDKFIAHSIHEINTPLSIITINTQLREKLYGSDKYSLKINGALRTLENSYEDMTFLHTKDKIEYELIDNNLLKALESRVRYFDTIAQSQNRSIEIIADNTLFLKMSKIELNRLIDNNISNAIKYSLMGSTIKIYLKGNVLEFHSVGQKIENPKNIFIKYKREDKTTGGHGLGLAIVSDICKKYDFRIEVESREVNIFRYILGEDSEKEEK